One segment of Pyricularia oryzae 70-15 chromosome 3, whole genome shotgun sequence DNA contains the following:
- a CDS encoding guanine nucleotide-binding protein subunit beta: MQARIQQARREAETLKDRIKRKKDELADTTLRTVAQQAHEPIPKNQLMKAKRTLKGHLAKIYAMHWSTDRRHLVSASQDGKLIIWDAYTTNKVHAIPLRSSWVMTCAYAPSGNYVACGGLDNICSIYNLNQNRDGPTRVARELSGHAGYLSCCRFINDRSILTSSGDMTCMKWDIETGTKVIEFADHLGDVMSISLNPTNQNTFISGACDSFAKLWDIRAGKAVQTFAGHESDINAIQFFPDGHSFVTGSDDATCRLFDIRADRELNVYGSESILCGITSVATSVSGRLLFAGYDDFECKVWDITRGDKVGSLVGHENRVSCLGVSNDGISLCTGSWDSLLKIWAY, encoded by the exons ATGCAGGCGCGCATCCAACAGGCGCGTCGCGAGGCCGAGACGCTCAAGGACCGGATCAAGAGGAAAAAGGACGAGCTTGCCGACACAACAC TCCGCACAGTTGCCCAGCAAGCACATGAGCCGATCCCCAAGAACCAGCTGATGAAGGCCAAGCGAACCCTAAAAGGCCATCTCGCCAAAATCTACGCCATGCACTGGTCCACTGACCGAAGGCACCTCGTTTCAGCATCTCAGGACGGCAAGCTAATCATCTGGGACGCCTACACAACGAACAAGGTCCACGCCATTCCCTTAAGATCGTCTTGGGTCATGACGTGCGCCTACGCACCGAGCGGCAACTACGTAGCGTGCGGTGGTCTGGACAATATCTGCTCAATCTACAACCTCAATCAGAACCGAGACGGTCCGACAAGGGTGGCTCGGGAACTCTCGGGCCACGCCGGTTACCTTTCGTGCTGTCGCTTCATCAACGACAGGAGCATTCTTACCTCGTCAGGGGACATGACCTGCATGAAGTGGGATATTGAGACAGGCACCAAAGTCATCGAGTTTGCCGACCACTTGGGTGATGTAATGAGCATCAGCTTGAATCCCACAAACCAAAACACCTTTATCTCGGGTGCCTGCGATTCTTTTGCCAAGCTCTGGGATATCCGTGCTGGAAAGGCTGTGCAGACTTTCGCCGGCCACGAGTCGGACATCAACGCCATTCAATTCTTCCCAGACGGTCACTCTTTCGTTACGGGATCCGATGATGCCACCTGCCGACTTTTCGATATCCGTGCCGACCGGGAGCTCAATGTTTATGGA TCCGAATCTATCCTCTGCGGAATCACATCTGTTGCGACATCAGTTTCAGGCAGGCTGCTTTTCGCCGGTTATGATGACTTTGAGTGCAAG GTCTGGGACATCACCCGTGGCGACAAGGTCGGATCTTTGGTCGGTCACGAGAACCGCGTCAGCTGTCTGGGCGTGAGCAATGATGGCATAAGTTTGTGCACTGGCTCATGGGATTCTCTG CTCAAGATCTGGGCATACTAA
- a CDS encoding ran-specific GTPase-activating protein 1: protein MSSTDATKPVEAGKPDETKPVTSDAVFSMFGGGAKKEKKEDEDRGDVSGSAKAQREAAAAAAAAAGDDDDQAPESEDVHFEPVIRLTEKVEVKTNEESEEQLFKMRAKLFKFVKDTSEWKERGTGDVRLLKHRENGKTRLVMRRDKTLKVCANHYIIPEMKLSPNVGSDRSWVWNAAADVSEGEPEGVTLAIRFANSENANSFKDAFLQAQKDNAALFGKSEAETAAPAAEEKKEEAKTEDKPAEAS, encoded by the exons ATGTCGAGCACCGACGCCACCAAGCCCGTCGAGGCTGGCAAGCCCGATGAG ACCAAGCCAGTCACCTCGGATGCCGTCTTCTCCATGTTTGGAGGCGGCGcaaagaaggagaaaaaggagGATGAGGACCGTGGTGATGTTTCTGGCAGTGCCAAGGCCCAACGTgaagctgctgccgccgctgccgccgcggctGGCGACGAT GACGACCAAGCCCCCGAGTCCGAGGATGTCCACTTCGAACCCGTCATTCGCCTCACGGAGAAGGTCGAGGTCAAGACCAACGAGGAGTCAGAAGAGCAACTTTTCAAGATGCGCGCGAAACTGTTCAAGTTTGTGAAGGACACCAGCGAGTGGAAGGAGCGCGGCACTGGCGACGTCAGGCTGCTGAAGCACCGCGAGAACGGCAAGACTCGTCTTGTCATGCGCCGTGACAAGACCCTCAAGGTCTGCGCTAACCACTACA TCATTCCCGAGATGAAGCTTTCGCCCAACGTTGGCTCTGACAGGAGCTGGGTGTGGAATGCTGCTGCCGATGTCAGCGAGGGCGAGCCCGAGGGCGTGACCCTGGCCATCCGCTTTGCAAACTCTGAAA ACGCCAACTCCTTCAAGGATGCTTTCCTTCAGGCTCAGAAGGACAACGCGGCTTTGTTCGGCAAGTCAGAGGCCGAGACTGCGGCTCCTGCggcggaggagaagaaggaggaggccaagaCCGAGGACAAGCCTGCAGAGGCGTCATGA
- a CDS encoding transcription initiation factor TFIID subunit 14 encodes MIVEREIKLVTEQHNIDKPPQMEGFPMKEWSVEIYLLDQNGKKVPAKCFTKAVYNLHPSFANPTQTFTEPPFRCSNEGWGEFEMTIDLYTTEKGGKQTVVHDLNFMKPTYDVTKTITFRNPSQHLQTLLRDSGPLPTDEDRKARKGADGGKKKKQWDLEKLASALTKLGEDDLIQVIQMIHDHRNDDTYVLNNPDAGEFSVDLYTMPDNLTKMLWEFISTTDQGHRLK; translated from the exons ATGATTGTCGAG CGCGAGATCAAGCTCGTTACAGAGCAACATAATAT AGACAAGCCTCCACAGATGGAAGGATTCCCTATGAAGGAGTGGTCAGTAGAGATCTACCTGCTGGATCAAAATGGAAAGAAGGTGCCCGCAAAGTGCTTTACAAAAGCCGTGTACAACCTGCACCCGTCGTTCGCAAACCCCACACAGA CCTTTACCGAGCCGCCCTTCCGCTGCTCGAACGAGGGATGGGGTGAGTTCGAGATGACGATCGACCTCTACACAACTGAAAAGGGCGGAAAGCAGACGGTGGTGCATGATCTGAATTTCATGAAACCGACATACGACGTCACAAAAACGATCACCTTCCGTAACCCTTCGCAACATCTGCAGACGTTGCTGCGCGACTCGGGCCCGTTGCCGACGGACGAGGACCGAAAGGCGCGCAAGGGCGCGGACGggggcaagaagaagaaacagTGGGACCTGGAGAAGCTGGCAAGCGCGCTCACGAAGCTGGGCGAGGATGATTTGATTCAGGTGATCCAGATGATCCACGACCACAGGAACGACGACACCTACGTCCTTAATAACCCTGATG CCGGGGAGTTCTCCGTGGACTTGTATACCATGCCAGACAACCTAACAAAGATGTTGTGGGAATTTATT TCTACAACGGATCAAGGACACCGGCTTAAGTAG